In Rouxiella sp. WC2420, the following proteins share a genomic window:
- the carB gene encoding carbamoyl-phosphate synthase large subunit, protein MPKRTDIKSILILGAGPIVIGQACEFDYSGAQACKALREEGYRVILVNSNPATIMTDPEMADATYIEPIHWEVVRKIIEKERPDAVLPTMGGQTALNCALELERQGVLAEFGVTMIGATADAIDKAEDRRRFDIAMKKIGLGTARSGIAHNMEEALVIAADVGFPCIIRPSFTMGGTGGGIAYNHEEFEEICTRGLDLSPTKELLIDESLIGWKEYEMEVVRDKNDNCIIVCSIENFDAMGIHTGDSITVAPAQTLTDKEYQIMRNASLAVLREIGVETGGSNVQFSVNPKDGRLIVIEMNPRVSRSSALASKATGFPIAKVAAKLAVGYTLDELMNDITGGKTPASFEPSIDYVVTKIPRFNFEKFAGANDRLTTQMKSVGEVMAIGRTFQESMQKALRGLEVGASGFDPIVNLEDPESLTKIRHELKDAGSDRIWYIADAFRAGMSLDAIFNLTNVDRWFLVQIEELVQLEGQVAQGGINALDYGFLRVLKRKGFADLRLAKLAGVAESEIRKLRHSLNLHPVYKRVDTCAAEFSTDTAYMYSTYEEECESNPTNTKPKIMVLGGGPNRIGQGIEFDYCCVHASLALREDGFETIMVNCNPETVSTDYDTSDRLYFESVTLEDVLEIVRIEKPKGVIVQYGGQTPLKLARELEACGVPIIGTSPDAIDRAEDRERFQQAVIRLGLKQPANATVATIEQAVEKAAGIGYPLVVRPSYVLGGRAMEIVYDEIDMRRYFQNAVSVSNDAPVLLDRFLDDAVEVDVDVICDGERVLIGGIMEHIEQAGVHSGDSACSLPAYTLSKEIQDVMRQQAEKLAFELSVRGLMNVQFAVKDNEVYLIEVNPRAARTVPFVSKATGVPLAKVAARVMAGQTLAQQGITEEVIPPYYSVKEVVLPFNKFPGVDPILGPEMRSTGEVMGVGRTFAEAFAKAQLGSLSTVKKTGRALLSVRDGDKARVVTLAGKLLEHGYEIDATQGTAEVLTAAGITVRQVNKVHEGRPHIQDRIKNGEYAYIVNTTAGRQAIEDSKLIRRSALQYKVHYDTTMNGGYATTMALSSDPTEQVISVQEMHAKIKA, encoded by the coding sequence ATGCCAAAACGTACAGACATAAAAAGCATTCTGATTCTGGGCGCGGGTCCGATTGTTATCGGACAGGCCTGCGAGTTTGACTACTCAGGTGCTCAGGCGTGTAAAGCGCTGCGCGAAGAAGGTTACCGCGTTATTCTGGTGAACTCTAACCCAGCTACCATCATGACTGACCCGGAAATGGCCGATGCAACCTACATCGAACCTATTCACTGGGAAGTTGTGCGTAAAATCATCGAGAAAGAGCGTCCAGACGCCGTGCTGCCTACCATGGGCGGCCAGACTGCGCTGAACTGTGCGCTGGAACTTGAGCGTCAGGGCGTGCTGGCAGAGTTTGGCGTGACCATGATTGGCGCGACTGCCGATGCTATCGACAAGGCAGAAGACCGTCGTCGCTTTGATATCGCGATGAAGAAAATCGGTTTGGGCACTGCTCGTTCAGGTATTGCTCACAACATGGAAGAAGCGCTGGTTATCGCGGCTGACGTTGGCTTCCCATGTATTATCCGTCCTTCCTTTACCATGGGCGGCACGGGCGGTGGCATCGCTTACAACCACGAAGAGTTCGAAGAGATTTGTACTCGTGGTCTGGACCTGTCACCCACCAAAGAGCTGCTGATTGACGAGTCGCTGATTGGCTGGAAAGAGTATGAGATGGAAGTGGTTCGCGATAAGAACGACAACTGTATCATCGTCTGCTCTATCGAAAACTTTGACGCAATGGGCATCCACACGGGTGACTCAATCACCGTGGCGCCTGCGCAGACGCTGACTGACAAAGAATATCAAATCATGCGTAACGCCTCATTGGCGGTACTGCGTGAAATCGGCGTTGAAACCGGTGGCTCAAACGTGCAGTTCTCGGTTAACCCGAAAGATGGCCGTCTGATTGTTATCGAAATGAACCCGCGCGTGTCGCGTTCTTCCGCTCTGGCCTCTAAAGCTACCGGCTTCCCGATTGCTAAAGTCGCGGCCAAGCTGGCGGTGGGTTACACCCTCGACGAGCTGATGAACGACATTACCGGTGGCAAAACTCCGGCCTCGTTTGAACCGTCTATCGACTACGTTGTGACTAAAATTCCTCGCTTTAACTTCGAGAAATTTGCCGGTGCCAACGACCGTCTGACTACACAGATGAAATCTGTCGGCGAAGTGATGGCAATTGGCCGTACTTTCCAGGAGTCGATGCAAAAAGCACTGCGCGGTCTGGAAGTGGGCGCCAGCGGTTTTGACCCCATTGTGAACCTGGAAGATCCAGAATCGTTGACCAAAATTCGTCATGAGCTGAAAGATGCCGGTTCTGACCGTATCTGGTACATCGCTGACGCTTTCCGCGCCGGTATGTCTCTGGACGCTATCTTCAACCTGACCAACGTTGACCGCTGGTTCCTGGTGCAGATTGAAGAGCTGGTTCAGCTGGAAGGCCAAGTGGCACAAGGCGGCATTAACGCACTGGATTACGGTTTCCTTCGCGTCCTCAAGCGTAAAGGCTTTGCCGACCTGCGTCTGGCCAAGCTTGCTGGCGTGGCTGAAAGCGAAATTCGCAAGCTGCGTCACAGCCTTAATCTGCACCCGGTTTATAAACGTGTTGATACCTGTGCGGCTGAATTCTCCACCGATACTGCTTACATGTACTCCACTTATGAAGAAGAGTGCGAGTCCAACCCAACCAATACCAAACCAAAAATCATGGTTTTGGGTGGCGGTCCAAACCGTATTGGTCAAGGTATCGAGTTCGATTACTGCTGCGTTCACGCCTCATTGGCGCTGCGCGAAGACGGCTTCGAAACCATTATGGTCAACTGTAACCCTGAAACGGTTTCTACCGATTACGATACTTCCGACCGCTTGTACTTTGAGTCAGTGACTTTGGAAGACGTGCTGGAGATCGTGCGCATCGAGAAGCCAAAAGGCGTAATCGTACAGTACGGCGGCCAGACTCCGCTGAAACTGGCTCGTGAGCTGGAAGCCTGTGGCGTGCCGATTATCGGTACTAGCCCAGACGCCATCGACCGTGCAGAAGACCGCGAACGTTTCCAGCAGGCGGTTATCCGTCTCGGCCTGAAACAACCGGCCAACGCCACAGTGGCAACCATTGAGCAGGCAGTTGAAAAAGCGGCGGGTATTGGTTATCCGCTGGTCGTTCGTCCATCTTATGTTCTGGGTGGTCGTGCAATGGAAATCGTTTATGACGAAATTGACATGCGTCGCTACTTCCAGAATGCAGTCAGCGTTTCCAACGATGCGCCAGTGTTGCTCGACCGCTTCCTTGATGATGCGGTTGAAGTTGACGTTGACGTAATTTGCGACGGTGAGCGCGTGCTGATTGGCGGTATTATGGAGCACATCGAGCAGGCGGGCGTTCACTCCGGTGACTCTGCGTGTTCATTGCCAGCTTATACCCTGAGCAAAGAAATTCAGGACGTTATGCGTCAACAGGCAGAAAAACTGGCCTTCGAGCTGTCAGTTCGCGGTCTGATGAACGTGCAGTTTGCGGTCAAAGACAACGAAGTTTACCTGATTGAAGTTAACCCACGCGCCGCGCGTACCGTACCGTTTGTCTCTAAAGCGACTGGCGTACCGTTGGCAAAAGTGGCGGCGCGCGTGATGGCGGGCCAAACGCTGGCTCAGCAGGGGATTACCGAAGAAGTTATTCCGCCGTACTACTCCGTGAAAGAAGTTGTGCTGCCGTTTAACAAATTCCCGGGTGTTGACCCAATCCTCGGCCCTGAAATGCGTTCTACCGGTGAAGTCATGGGCGTAGGTCGCACCTTCGCCGAAGCCTTTGCCAAAGCTCAGTTGGGAAGCCTGTCTACGGTTAAGAAAACTGGACGTGCGCTGCTGTCTGTTCGCGATGGTGATAAAGCTCGCGTAGTGACTTTGGCCGGCAAGCTGCTGGAACACGGTTACGAGATTGATGCGACTCAGGGCACTGCCGAAGTATTGACCGCCGCGGGCATTACCGTGCGTCAGGTTAACAAGGTGCATGAAGGCCGTCCGCACATTCAGGATCGTATCAAAAACGGCGAATATGCCTATATCGTGAATACCACTGCTGGACGTCAGGCGATTGAAGATTCCAAGCTTATCCGCCGCAGCGCGCTGCAATATAAAGTGCATTACGACACCACCATGAACGGCGGCTATGCCACCACCATGGCGCTGTCTTCCGACCCGACTGAGCAGGTTATTTCCGTCCAGGAAATGCACGCCAAAATTAAAGCCTAA
- the lspA gene encoding signal peptidase II codes for MAKSICSTGLRWLWLAVVVLVLDLGSKVLVMNHLQLGESLPLIPFFNLTYAHNPGAAFSFLADKGGWQRWFFAAIALVIVVALLVLMYRSNGKLQKLNNIAFAMIIGGALGNLFDRMVHGFVIDFIDFYVNDWHYPIFNLADSFICVGAVLVVLEGFLASPKTTKSKG; via the coding sequence ATGGCTAAATCGATTTGTTCTACCGGACTCCGCTGGCTTTGGCTGGCGGTTGTTGTGCTGGTGCTGGATCTCGGCAGCAAAGTGTTGGTGATGAATCATCTCCAACTCGGTGAATCCCTGCCGCTAATCCCGTTTTTCAATCTGACTTATGCACATAATCCAGGTGCCGCGTTCAGCTTCCTGGCGGATAAAGGCGGCTGGCAGCGCTGGTTCTTCGCCGCTATCGCGCTGGTTATTGTCGTCGCGCTGCTGGTACTGATGTACCGCAGCAACGGCAAGCTGCAGAAGCTGAATAACATTGCTTTTGCGATGATTATCGGCGGCGCGTTAGGTAACCTGTTTGATCGCATGGTTCACGGGTTCGTCATAGACTTCATAGATTTTTATGTCAACGATTGGCACTACCCAATATTCAACCTGGCCGACAGCTTTATCTGTGTTGGCGCAGTGTTAGTTGTTCTGGAAGGCTTTCTGGCTTCCCCTAAAACGACAAAAAGTAAGGGATAG
- a CDS encoding SMP-30/gluconolactonase/LRE family protein — MSAFLRSAVAVVSDYRATLGETPVWCQRTQSLLWVDIPNQRLLRYWPQKQTFQQRELPFLTSAALLTEKQGTFLLVTQNGLALYDYPAENITFLCEYPGVKGTRPNEAAIAPDGSVWFGTMDLQEDETIGGWYRYETGDDAPALMMDNVGTPNTLAWFEGKVWFADSMKKRFYSGNARKINPLKLSCFSSGDKTPDGSTLTEDGILLTACWGNGCLLRQQINQGELITLDTVKLPVTQPSCCTFGGEDMSQLFITSARTGLENPQEIEGALLQVQTATRGKEQSRFKL; from the coding sequence ATGTCCGCATTTTTAAGGTCCGCAGTTGCCGTGGTAAGTGACTATCGAGCTACTTTAGGCGAGACCCCCGTCTGGTGCCAGCGTACCCAATCTTTACTTTGGGTCGATATTCCTAACCAGCGCCTTCTACGCTACTGGCCACAAAAGCAAACATTCCAACAGCGTGAACTTCCTTTCCTGACCAGCGCTGCATTGCTAACGGAAAAACAAGGCACCTTTTTACTCGTCACCCAAAACGGCCTCGCTCTTTATGACTATCCAGCCGAAAATATCACTTTTTTGTGCGAGTATCCGGGAGTAAAAGGAACCCGGCCAAATGAGGCAGCAATCGCGCCCGATGGCTCAGTGTGGTTTGGCACCATGGATTTGCAGGAAGACGAAACGATTGGCGGCTGGTATCGCTATGAAACTGGCGATGATGCCCCTGCGCTTATGATGGATAATGTAGGAACGCCCAATACGTTAGCCTGGTTCGAAGGGAAAGTGTGGTTCGCAGACAGCATGAAAAAACGCTTTTATTCCGGCAATGCGCGAAAAATTAATCCGCTGAAGCTTTCCTGCTTTTCCTCCGGAGATAAAACCCCCGATGGATCAACGCTGACTGAAGACGGCATTCTGCTGACCGCCTGCTGGGGCAACGGTTGTCTATTGCGTCAGCAAATTAACCAGGGGGAACTTATCACACTGGATACGGTGAAACTGCCGGTGACGCAACCGAGTTGCTGCACCTTTGGCGGGGAAGATATGAGCCAGCTGTTTATCACTTCGGCGAGGACGGGTCTGGAAAATCCGCAAGAAATCGAAGGGGCATTATTGCAGGTACAAACCGCGACGCGCGGCAAAGAACAGTCCCGGTTTAAGCTTTAA
- the dapB gene encoding 4-hydroxy-tetrahydrodipicolinate reductase, with protein sequence MSKADIRMAIAGSGGRMGRQLIQAVQQAEGVVLGAALERKGSSLVGTDAGELAGVGVANVIVSDSLEAVVEDFDILIDFTRPEGTLDHLSFCVKHGKGIIIGTTGFDDAGKAAIKQAASNIPVVFAANFSVGVNVVLKLLEKAAKVMGDYTDIEIVEAHHRHKVDAPSGTALAMGEAIAGALGRDLKDCAVYAREGYTGERDPMSIGFATIRAGDIVGEHTAMFADIGERVEITHKASSRMTFANGAVRAGKWVSSKKNGLFDMRDVLGLEDL encoded by the coding sequence ATGAGCAAAGCTGATATCCGCATGGCGATTGCCGGTTCCGGTGGGCGCATGGGCCGCCAGCTAATTCAGGCCGTACAGCAGGCTGAAGGCGTAGTACTGGGCGCGGCGTTGGAACGCAAAGGTTCTTCATTAGTTGGCACCGATGCAGGCGAACTGGCGGGCGTGGGCGTAGCTAACGTGATCGTAAGCGATAGCCTGGAAGCGGTAGTGGAAGATTTCGATATCTTGATCGACTTTACCCGTCCTGAAGGCACGCTGGATCACTTGAGTTTCTGCGTTAAGCACGGCAAAGGCATTATTATTGGCACCACAGGGTTTGACGACGCCGGTAAGGCTGCTATCAAGCAGGCTGCAAGCAATATTCCGGTAGTGTTTGCCGCTAACTTTAGCGTTGGCGTCAACGTAGTGCTTAAACTGCTTGAGAAAGCCGCCAAAGTCATGGGTGACTATACCGATATTGAAATCGTAGAAGCTCACCATCGCCATAAGGTCGATGCGCCATCTGGCACCGCATTGGCTATGGGTGAGGCAATCGCTGGTGCGTTGGGCCGTGATTTAAAAGACTGCGCAGTGTATGCCCGTGAAGGTTATACCGGCGAGCGCGATCCGATGAGTATCGGTTTCGCCACCATTCGCGCAGGCGATATCGTTGGCGAACATACTGCCATGTTTGCTGATATTGGCGAGCGTGTCGAGATTACTCACAAGGCTTCCAGCCGCATGACCTTCGCAAATGGCGCTGTTCGTGCAGGAAAGTGGGTATCATCGAAGAAAAATGGTCTATTTGATATGCGAGACGTCTTGGGTCTCGAAGATTTATAA
- a CDS encoding porin, which produces MNRVSQTVVAGLLLGGASFAAQAEIELIKQDPQPYDLLSRLDFKVGGSIRPQVVNTMGSSDKGSYKNNGYDGGSRFRFTADYFLFDDVHWVGYYELGVNIPAVFSWDNHYAQGAHDTTRRQLYTGFKSKTYGTLTYGQQNSIYYDVVGAKTDIWDDDMLAQAPGNGINGDYDGSYRSRKQLKYKYSAGPVDLYAAYLLPDDDLLESHSLAYKRKGGGSVGANWHINDTLTWGSAYNYTSAEVKNRAANNVSKNYDQSILGTALSWTPSHWTFSAGGGWYHNFLTTKVNDYQDYFAGNAWGVEYYAGYNIPVKQFAIKSIQPYFMGDHLKYVSGRDYQRTDNGVGVSVKLDYGFQVDFEHVITNSTDNIGDLNLVRLYYNF; this is translated from the coding sequence ATGAATAGGGTTTCACAAACGGTTGTCGCAGGCCTGCTATTGGGTGGCGCATCGTTCGCAGCACAGGCTGAAATTGAACTGATTAAACAAGATCCTCAACCTTATGATCTGCTGAGTCGCCTTGACTTCAAAGTGGGCGGTAGTATTCGTCCGCAGGTCGTTAATACCATGGGCAGTTCTGATAAAGGCTCATACAAGAACAACGGCTATGACGGCGGTTCACGTTTCCGCTTTACTGCCGACTACTTCCTGTTCGATGACGTTCACTGGGTAGGTTACTACGAACTCGGCGTAAACATTCCAGCCGTGTTCAGCTGGGATAACCACTATGCTCAGGGCGCGCATGATACCACCCGTCGCCAGCTGTATACCGGTTTCAAGAGTAAAACCTACGGTACTCTGACTTACGGTCAACAGAACAGCATCTATTATGATGTGGTTGGTGCGAAAACCGATATCTGGGATGACGACATGTTGGCCCAGGCACCGGGTAACGGTATCAACGGCGACTACGACGGTTCTTACCGTTCACGTAAGCAGTTGAAATATAAATACAGTGCGGGTCCGGTTGACCTGTATGCAGCTTACTTGCTGCCTGATGATGATTTGCTGGAATCACATAGCCTGGCCTACAAACGTAAAGGCGGTGGTTCTGTTGGTGCCAACTGGCACATCAACGATACTCTGACCTGGGGTTCTGCCTACAACTACACCAGCGCAGAAGTTAAAAATCGTGCTGCCAACAACGTTTCTAAAAACTATGACCAGAGCATTCTTGGTACCGCTCTGTCGTGGACACCAAGTCACTGGACCTTCTCTGCGGGCGGCGGTTGGTATCATAACTTCCTGACCACCAAAGTGAATGACTACCAAGACTACTTCGCAGGCAATGCCTGGGGTGTCGAATACTATGCCGGATACAACATCCCAGTTAAGCAATTTGCTATCAAGAGCATCCAACCTTACTTCATGGGCGACCATCTGAAGTACGTGAGCGGACGTGATTATCAACGCACCGATAACGGTGTGGGTGTTTCTGTGAAACTGGATTACGGCTTCCAGGTTGACTTCGAACACGTGATAACCAACTCTACCGATAACATTGGCGACCTGAACCTGGTTCGTTTGTACTACAACTTCTAA
- the fkpB gene encoding FKBP-type peptidyl-prolyl cis-trans isomerase has translation MTEQVIHDSAVLVHFTLKLEDGSTAESTLSHGKPALFRLGDGSLSEALENQLLGLHVGDKKAFTLSPESAFGTNSPDLVQFFPLRDFMETGVPDVGTIMLFTTRDGSEMPGVVREVTEGSVTVDFNHPLAGHHIDFDIEVLKIDPEMEASDASSAG, from the coding sequence ATGACCGAGCAGGTGATACACGACAGCGCAGTATTGGTTCATTTCACGCTGAAGCTGGAAGACGGCTCAACCGCGGAATCAACACTGAGTCACGGCAAACCCGCCTTGTTCCGTCTGGGAGATGGCAGTCTGTCCGAGGCGCTGGAAAACCAACTGCTGGGTCTGCACGTCGGGGACAAGAAAGCTTTTACGCTGTCCCCGGAGTCGGCGTTTGGGACCAACAGCCCGGATCTGGTTCAGTTCTTCCCGCTGCGTGATTTTATGGAGACCGGCGTCCCGGATGTCGGTACTATCATGCTATTCACTACCCGTGATGGTAGCGAAATGCCGGGCGTGGTGCGAGAAGTGACAGAAGGTTCGGTCACTGTGGATTTTAACCATCCGCTTGCCGGTCATCACATTGATTTTGATATTGAAGTGTTAAAGATAGACCCTGAAATGGAGGCGTCTGATGCAAGTTCTGCTGGCTAA
- the carA gene encoding glutamine-hydrolyzing carbamoyl-phosphate synthase small subunit, protein MIKSALLVLEDGTQFHGRAIGAEGTAIGEVVFNTSMTGYQEIITDPSYSRQIVTLTYPHIGNVGTNAADEESSAVHAQGLVIRDLPLIASNYRNEETLSDYLKRHNIVGIADIDTRKLTRLLSEKGAQNGCIIAGDAIDAALALEKAKAFPGLKGMDLAKEVSTQESYSWQQGSWTLEGDLPEAKKAEDLPFHVVAYDYGVKRNILRMLVDRGCRLTVVPAQTPAEDVLKLNPDGIFLSNGPGDPEPCDYAIEAIKTFLTTEIPVFGICLGHQLLALASGAKTSKMKFGHHGGNHPVKNIDNNTVMITAQNHGFAVEEASLPATLRTTHKSLFDGTLQGLHRTDKPAFSFQGHPEASPGPHDAAPLFDHFIELIEAYRNSGK, encoded by the coding sequence TTGATAAAGTCAGCGCTACTGGTTCTGGAAGACGGAACCCAATTCCACGGTCGGGCCATCGGGGCAGAGGGAACGGCAATAGGGGAAGTGGTCTTCAATACGTCGATGACCGGTTATCAAGAAATCATCACTGATCCTTCCTATTCCCGCCAGATCGTTACTCTTACTTATCCCCATATCGGCAATGTCGGCACTAACGCCGCTGATGAAGAATCCTCCGCAGTACACGCTCAAGGCCTGGTAATTCGCGACCTTCCTCTGATTGCCAGCAACTACCGTAATGAAGAAACCCTTTCTGACTACCTCAAACGTCACAACATTGTAGGCATCGCGGACATCGATACGCGTAAGCTGACTCGTTTGCTGAGTGAGAAGGGCGCGCAGAACGGTTGCATTATTGCGGGCGACGCGATTGATGCTGCATTGGCGTTGGAAAAAGCTAAAGCTTTCCCGGGCCTAAAAGGGATGGATCTGGCTAAAGAAGTCTCCACGCAAGAGTCTTATAGCTGGCAACAGGGTAGCTGGACTCTTGAAGGCGATTTGCCGGAAGCGAAGAAAGCTGAAGATTTACCCTTCCACGTTGTGGCTTACGATTACGGCGTGAAGCGCAACATTCTGCGCATGCTGGTTGACCGCGGCTGCCGCCTGACTGTTGTTCCGGCGCAAACGCCAGCGGAAGATGTGCTGAAACTCAATCCAGACGGCATCTTCCTGTCAAACGGACCGGGCGACCCTGAGCCGTGCGATTACGCCATCGAGGCTATCAAGACTTTCCTGACCACCGAAATTCCGGTGTTTGGTATCTGTCTGGGTCATCAGCTGCTGGCATTGGCAAGCGGCGCGAAAACCTCGAAAATGAAATTTGGCCATCATGGTGGCAACCATCCGGTTAAAAATATCGATAACAATACCGTGATGATTACTGCACAGAACCACGGTTTTGCGGTAGAAGAGGCGAGTCTGCCAGCCACGCTGCGCACCACGCATAAATCACTGTTCGACGGTACACTGCAAGGTTTGCATCGCACCGACAAGCCAGCGTTCAGCTTCCAGGGACACCCTGAAGCGAGCCCGGGTCCGCACGATGCAGCACCCTTGTTCGACCACTTTATCGAACTGATCGAAGCTTACCGTAACAGCGGCAAATAA
- the kefF gene encoding glutathione-regulated potassium-efflux system oxidoreductase KefF, with translation MILIIYAHPYPRHSHANKRLLQEIKDLPDVKIRSLYDLYPDFTIDIKAEQKAVEEADLIIFQHPMQWYGLPPLVKLWIDKVLEHGWAYGHGGDALNGKGCMWAVTTGGNEQHFQLGHHPDFSALAQPLEATALYCGMKWQPYFALHNTFTCDEVAISAAALAYRQRLIDWQTAHPAAVAVQPQAMEGETNG, from the coding sequence ATGATCCTGATTATTTATGCTCACCCTTATCCTCGGCATTCTCATGCCAATAAGCGTTTACTTCAGGAAATAAAGGATCTTCCTGACGTAAAAATCAGATCTCTCTACGATCTTTATCCTGACTTCACCATTGACATTAAAGCCGAACAAAAAGCAGTAGAAGAAGCTGATTTGATAATTTTCCAACATCCAATGCAGTGGTACGGCTTACCTCCGTTGGTCAAACTGTGGATCGACAAGGTGTTGGAGCACGGCTGGGCCTATGGTCACGGCGGGGATGCACTTAACGGCAAAGGCTGTATGTGGGCGGTGACTACCGGCGGTAACGAACAGCATTTTCAACTGGGTCATCACCCTGATTTCTCTGCTCTGGCGCAGCCACTTGAGGCTACTGCGTTGTACTGCGGCATGAAATGGCAGCCCTATTTTGCCTTGCATAACACATTTACCTGCGACGAGGTGGCGATTAGTGCCGCCGCATTAGCTTATCGTCAGCGGCTTATCGACTGGCAAACAGCACATCCGGCAGCGGTTGCCGTTCAGCCTCAGGCAATGGAAGGAGAAACCAATGGATAA
- the ispH gene encoding 4-hydroxy-3-methylbut-2-enyl diphosphate reductase translates to MQVLLANPRGFCAGVDRAITIVERALELYGAPIYVRHEVVHNRYVVDSLRQRGAVFIEQISEVPDGSILIFSAHGVSQAVRTEAKSRDLTVFDATCPLVTKVHMEVARASRKGTEAILIGHAGHPEVEGTMGQYNNPKGGMYLVESPADVFKLDVKDPENLCFMTQTTLSVDDTSEVIDALRERFPKIVGPRKDDICYATTNRQEAVRNLSDEADVVLVVGSKNSSNSNRLAELAQRVGKPSYLIDSAEDIKEEWVKGAISVGVTAGASAPDILVQEVIERLKTLGCLGVVNMDGREENIVFEVPKELRIDIKAVS, encoded by the coding sequence ATGCAAGTTCTGCTGGCTAATCCGCGTGGTTTTTGTGCCGGTGTTGACCGTGCCATTACCATCGTTGAACGCGCGCTTGAGCTTTATGGTGCGCCGATTTATGTGCGCCATGAAGTGGTACATAACCGCTATGTCGTAGATAGCCTGCGTCAGCGCGGGGCAGTATTTATCGAGCAAATCAGCGAAGTGCCTGACGGTTCCATTCTGATCTTCTCGGCGCACGGTGTTTCCCAGGCCGTGCGGACTGAAGCCAAATCACGCGACCTGACGGTGTTCGATGCCACTTGCCCGCTGGTGACCAAGGTGCATATGGAAGTCGCGCGCGCCAGTCGAAAAGGCACGGAAGCTATCCTGATTGGCCATGCCGGACACCCCGAAGTCGAAGGCACAATGGGGCAGTACAATAACCCGAAGGGTGGCATGTATCTGGTTGAGTCTCCGGCTGATGTCTTTAAGCTGGATGTCAAGGACCCGGAAAACCTGTGCTTTATGACGCAGACCACGCTGTCGGTTGATGATACTTCAGAGGTGATTGACGCCCTGCGTGAGCGCTTCCCGAAAATCGTCGGTCCACGCAAAGACGACATCTGCTATGCCACTACCAATCGTCAGGAAGCCGTGCGTAACCTGTCTGATGAAGCGGATGTGGTGCTGGTGGTTGGCTCTAAAAATTCCTCCAACTCCAATCGCCTGGCCGAATTGGCACAGCGCGTGGGTAAACCTTCCTACCTGATTGATTCTGCGGAAGATATCAAAGAAGAGTGGGTGAAGGGAGCAATCAGCGTTGGTGTCACGGCGGGAGCTTCTGCGCCGGATATTCTGGTTCAGGAAGTCATCGAACGTCTGAAAACCCTGGGTTGCCTGGGGGTCGTCAATATGGACGGGCGTGAAGAAAATATCGTATTTGAAGTACCAAAAGAACTGCGTATTGATATCAAAGCGGTAAGCTAA